The Malus domestica chromosome 10, GDT2T_hap1 nucleotide sequence TAGCTCATGTGAATGCTAtcatgtaaaatatataattatatgagttgttacaatatatatatatatatatatatatatatgagcaaTTAGAAATAATTTTGTTAATTCGTCAACGAGAAATAACAATAATCTAAAGGAGCCAGACGTAAGTAAGGCCATAGAGTAGAATACTATTATACTGAAAtgtaaagaaagcaataaaactcTAGCAAGATTCAGGGGATGATTGAGAAAATGCTAGAGGAGTCCACTGAGATCATTGTGTCAGACTAGATTGAAGAGAAAACATGTGTCTCAAAAAGAACTTTTTAGGGGTGGTTGGAATTGCACGTTAACCAAATCATATCACGAGGtggaatatttttatttatttttaaatgggTAGACGGGAGGGAGGGAAGTCAACGACAGGGCTTCAAGGATCACAGTTGATGGTTAGAAACGATGGTAGAGGTTGTGGATctcttaacttttttttttttggtgcttaattttttttagagtaGGTAAATTTGGAttttaaaagataaaaataatatttgttaaaaaaaaagataaaaataatagGGGCATTTAGATTTCGATCCAAAAAATCAATGTGCTAGGTTAAGTTCAGTataattttttcttcatttttatttttttaatactcattttacatttttaaaaatattagagATATTTAAAATCTTCTAGTTTCATTCatctttgtttgtatttttgaaatttgaattgttttttgtcaattgaattttgattatttgaaaattggtttatttttaatatacCTAACATCTTCTAAcaaaaaactaatatactaacataaacATGCGACCTCACTCAAGGaacaaatatataaatggataaTATACCTATAAGCAAGATATGAAGCATAACTAAAATGTGCAAAAATATAATGTACCTCAAGCAAGATACATTAATTTGTGATACATGTTGatcttaaaaaaaatctcttatataattagataaatacaattaactTGTAATATAGTTGattataaaaactaaaaataaaagatatgAATGGGGttgagaggaggaagaagaagaaataacgTATATGAATGGGGTTCAAacgaggaggaaggagaagaaataacaaaagcaaaaagaaataagagaaataattaaagagataattaggaatGGATTTAATTCCTATACTAAATTTtaagagataattattgataatataaTAGTCCTAAACTCAAAGGATGGGACCTATTTTAATCAAATGGACTATTCCAAATATTGactaaaaaaattgaacttatatcaagtttttccaaaaaaaaaaaaaaagagagaataatAGGGTGAACGGTATGTACATAGAAAAAATCATGCAAAATTAACGTAGCTATACATTAACAGAGCTTATGTACCTAAAATTAATGTAGGACAGTAATTTGTATTCCCATGCTTAATGATCATGCTAGGGTGAGAAGTTGGCGTTACCTGCATGTTCAAATACTACCTTCTGAAACAGTTCCCAGGCGGCATCTTCGCTTAGACAAGCTGGTTCGTAGAGGAAACCTTTCGGATCCGCACGATATGCTACATCTTTGTTGCGAGATGTGAGTAACATTTTTGTTTCCGCTTTAACATTGTACGCTGGAAAACCAGAACTTAGCGCTGTCAACGTATTAGCATCCCAGATGTCATCAAGAACCACCAAGCATCTCTCTTGTATAAGTAGATCATAAAGCTCTGTACTTATCTCAtgatctttcttctctctcttttcttctttcttctctttactcttttttttcttctctttactctctttttccttctcttcattctctcttttcttctcttcaatCTCTTCGTCCTTCTCTTcgttctcttttttcttctcttcattAATTTTGAACAGAATTTCCTCCCAAATTTCTCTTGCTTGACATTTTTGAGAGACGTACACCCAAACGAAATAACGAAAATGACCCCTAACCTTATCGTGATGGTAAACCTTCTTAGCAAGAGTGGTCTTCCCCAGACCTCCCATACCACATATCGAAACAAATCGACTGCTTCCTTGTCTTACAAGTTGAGACGACAGCCTATCCGCATCTTCCCCCAATCCCACAAAATTTCTCTGATCATCCTCGCGAGAATAAGTGCGGCGTAATGTCTTGAGGCCATTTTCGGAAGAGCTCGAGACCTCTTCTACTTGTCTCTTTATGCCAAACGTTTCTAAATTCTGCGTCAACTGAGCAATGTGAGCCTTGATGTCCTCAATCTTTGACACAACGTCCTTCAGCAGGTTTACTCTTGTGCAACAATTCAGAAATGACGAGAAATCTCGGGGGATATTCTTGGGGCTTTACTTTGTCGTAAAACGTATCGATAACATCTTCCGCATCATAAGCAGCATCTCTGACTTGAGCAAAGAACGGACGTACAGTATCATTTCCTTCTTGTCTTGAATCTGCATCTTTTAGGAAGCTCCGCATCTGCTCTAGCTCTTTCTGCAACAGCTTAACTTGTTTGGGGATCTTGATCAAGTTGTTGGCTTCTTCCCTGAGCATATCATCGAGCCTTTCCAAAAGAAAAGTGACAACGTTTTCAGCCATATTTCACTTTGCTGATCAAAGCAGTAAAAGGTTAATTACTTCCTTTTTCGCTCTTTTTCACTGAAGTATTTTGTGTCTACTTCTTTTGGCAGAAAATAAGTTGAGTTTGTCTCTATTTATACAAGTTCGGTATAGGCTGTTCGCATCAGCCAGTCACAAGTTGATGCTAACTTTGGGTTTAATTCTTCAATGTATTCTTCTCACAAAGGAGGTAAGATACATATTCCAACTTTTAACTTACAAGGCAAGAATTTGCCAAAGGCGAATtggaaccacattattgctactTTGGGTTTAATTCTTCAATGTATTCTTCACACAAAGGAGGCAAGATACATATTCCAACTTTAACTTACACGGCAAGAATAAATAATGaaaggaaaacaaataaaaaggacTTCAAATCTttgcattttaataaaaaatcgtatactaactttatttaatgataaggacaaaaaaagaaaaaaaaaaaaaaaaaaaacataaaaaccgAACTTGCGTTGGGTGCTCCCCCCTCCCCCCAAATCCCCTCTTTCCACACTCCATCTTTTCTCTCATTATCAGCTATATTAATAGAtctcttttttactttttttttcttagaatAAGAAAAGtacttcaaattgaattacattttccagttttatttgtgtggTGTTGTTTCCCAATAGTAGTCATGAtgatgaaaaaaatttcaatgtgcCCAGAACACGAGGTGGTATACCACGTGTTTCTATACAAATTGTGAGATTCTtcagttaaaaaattaataacataaaaagtaaaattttccaccatttACAAAATAACATGTGGTATACTATTTGTGTTACGGGCACAGGAAAAATTTCTTTAAGATGACACCCAAGCTCAAGAAACTGGATGAAGAGctacatttattattgtaggtATGTAAAAACTGTGaggaaattttaatttggtaattgaaaacaacttttaaaatataattactAAGAACATAATCTTTTCAAAGTTTTGATCTAAAGGGTCACTTCTGGGTTCATTGTTTTCGACGCAATGAGTGTTTATACAGGATAAAAAAGGATCTAAGTTTCAAACCTTATGAAACTAAACCTAGAATTAagcactatttataaaacttgacTAATAAGTAGACTCCATTCATGAAACTAGatcaataagtagacactatttataaaacttgaccaataagtggacactatttatgaaacaaaaacaagaattaggcattatttccaaaactaaacgtggaaactatttatgaaactggactatacactatttatgaaactggagtaagaactagacaatatttatgaaacatgaccaagaactagacactatttatgaaagtgggcaaataactaaacactattttatgaaattggacaaaaaaagaggcactatttatgaaacaggACCCAATagctaggcactatttatgaaacatgactgAAAACTAGATATTATTTATTAAAGTGGACAAAAAACTAGgtattatttatgaaattggacaataaatagtatagtactgttcaatttcataaatagtgcagtttcataaatagcgttcaatttcataaataatgtttagtttcataaacagtgtacagGACCCCacgcatcaattttttttttatattttaaattgtgtcattttcattaaaatttaagttcttttgtcatttttattcaaatttaaGGGGTTTTCATTAAACATtaattctttttcattaaataaagttatagcatggtttttggttaaaataaacttagctcaagcccttttcatgTAAGTTCCCAATAACAAATCCAAACCTAATTATAAGGAATCAAATAGGGAAATCTTGCTTATTACACCAAAGGTCAAGTTATGCCAACAACTCACGCCAACACTCGCCGACCCCTCAAGTTGGTACATAAATGTTGTTGATGTCCAACTTGTCAAGTGAGTTGTAGAATGCTTGACTTGCACCTGCCTTTGTTAAAACATTTGTCAGTTAGTCTTCTGGTCCCACGAATGGAAATTGAATGATATTCGTGTCTAACTTCTCCTTAATAAAATACATACCCACTTCAAAATGTTTGGTTCAATCATGCTGAATTGGATTATGTGAAATATCAATGGCAGCTTTGTTATCACAAAACAAATTTGTTGCAGGCATCAGCCAGATACCCAAGTTCTATAAGCAACCACCAAAGCCACAATAACTCACACAATCCTTTTGCCATATACTCCGCTTTTGCACTTGACAGAGCTACCACTTTTTGTTGCTTACTCTGCCAAGTTATCAAATTGCCTCCCACAAACGTAAAGCACGCAGAAGTAGATCGCCTATCAATGATATTTCCTACCCAATCTACATCAGTATAACCATCCACTTTCAAGTGTCCATTCTT carries:
- the LOC139187560 gene encoding putative disease resistance protein At1g50180; protein product: MAENVVTFLLERLDDMLREEANNLIKIPKQVKLLQKELEQMRSFLKDADSRQEGNDTVRPFFAQVRDAAYDAEDVIDTFYDKIEDIKAHIAQLTQNLETFGIKRQVEEVSSSSENGLKTLRRTYSREDDQRNFVGLGEDADRLSSQLVRQGSSRFVSICGMGGLGKTTLAKKVYHHDKVRGHFRYFVWVYVSQKCQAREIWEEILFKINEEKKKENEEKDEEIEEKKRENEEKEKESKEKKKKSKEKKEEKREKKDHEISTELYDLLIQERCLVVLDDIWDANTLTALSSGFPAYNVKAETKMLLTSRNKDVAYRADPKGFLYEPACLSEDAAWELFQKVVFEHADHQQATRPGSSNNAFITVGNKKKLGNEMVPHCKGLPFAIVVLGGVLASKDYIDEWETVHKNIKSQLKKYIGSNEDSLGPMDLLALSYDDLPYQLKPCFLHLGQFSEDFEMPTRRLINMWVADVRNIDTTR